A single window of Macadamia integrifolia cultivar HAES 741 unplaced genomic scaffold, SCU_Mint_v3 scaffold1275, whole genome shotgun sequence DNA harbors:
- the LOC122063261 gene encoding uncharacterized protein LOC122063261 isoform X2, translating to MRYCSQWHLLLAIFLLALTVQAKENEVKTAVFLSPKFVLGPGKVENKFYHDIDFPRGHIAIKEFYGEVVDEWGNPVPLHETYLHHWVVERYYAPKGVEVPEGNGNQDLHLSKYIIVRNSGVCQGNVLGQYFGVGSETRKTKTYVPDPYGIEVGNPVEIPNGYEERWLLNVHAIDTRGAVDRLGCTECRCDLYNITRDEFDRPLRPGYMGGLLCCYDQTQCRVQEGFQSIKRSLYLRYTVKWVDWEDTIVPGKVYILDVTDTGKMPRDSERLSALHGCKVEYDVESCGTNGLANNECLDTKKASIVMPHGGSVIYGVAHQHSGGAGATLYGEDGRVICSSLPIYGEGKEPGNEAGYIVGMSSCYPQPGTVKVFEGETLILESRYNSTQKHTGVMALFYILVADPPPKPMHSLQTSVHELKMLSKYAWALVFIGVAVAVAVILSVGYLQRNERESGYQSI from the exons ATGCGGTATTGTTCTCAATGGCATCTTTTACTGGCAATATTTCTCTTGGCCTTAACGGTGCAAGCTAAAGAAAATGAGGTGAAAACTGCTGTTTTCCTGTCACCGAAGTTTGTGCTGGGACCAGGAAAAGTGGAGAATAAATTCTACCATGATATCGACTTTCCAAGAGGTCATATTGCAATTAAAGAATTTTATGGTGAAGTGGTTGATGAGTGGGGAAACCCTGTGCCACTTCACGAAACTTATCTCCACCACTGGGTTGTAGAACGATATTATGCCCCTAAGGGTGTCGAAGTCCCAGAGGGTAATGGTAATCAGGACCTTCACTTGTCAAAGTATATTATAGTAAGAAACTCTGGAGTATGCCAGGGAAATGTTCTGGGGCAGTATTTTGGGGTTGGATCTGAAACACGCAAGACAAAGACTTACGTTCCAGATCCTTATGGGATAGAAGTTGGGAATCCAGTAGAAATTCCTAATGGCTATGAGGAGAGATGGTTGCTCAATGTTCATGCAATTGATACACGGGGTGCAGTGGATCGGCTGGGATGCACGGAATGCAGGTGTGATCTTTATAATATCACAAGGGATGAGTTTGACAGGCCTTTGCGTCCAGGGTATATGGGAGGGCTACTTTGTTGTTATGATCAAACGCAGTGCAGGGTACAAGAAGGCTTTCAGAGTATCAAGAGAAGCCTCTACTTGAGATACACTGTGAAATGGGTAGATTGGGAAGACACTATTGTGCCTGGAAAAGTTTATATACTTGATGTTACTGATACCGGGAAGATGCCACGTGATTCAGAAAGACTCAGTGCTTTACATGGTTGCAAG GTAGAGTATGATGTTGAGTCCTGTGGCACTAATGGCTTGGCAAATAACGAGTGTTTAGATACCAAGAAAGCAAGCATTGTCATGCCCCATGGCGGTTCTGTTATCTATGGTGTTGCCCACCAACATTCGGGGGGAGCTGGTGCAACTCTATATGGAGAG GATGGTCGAGTTATATGCTCTTCTTTGCCAATTtatggagaagggaaggaaccAGGCAATGAGGCTGGTTACATTGTGGGAATGTCTTCTTGCTATCCTCAACCAGGCACAGTTAAGGTATTTGAAGGGGAGACACTGATTTTGGAATCTAGGTACAACAGCACCCAAAAGCATACAGGGGTGATGGCCCTCTTCTACATTTTGGTTGCAGACCCGCCACCAAAGCCCATGCATTCTTTACAAACTTCAGTTCAT GAACTGAAAATGCTTAGCAAGTATGCATGGGCATTAGTTTTCATTGGAGTGGCTGTGGCTGTGGCTGTTATTCTCAGTGTTGGTTATCTCCAAAGGAATGAAAGAGAAAGCGGTTACCAATCCATATGA
- the LOC122063261 gene encoding uncharacterized protein LOC122063261 isoform X1: MERPLCVSLSRSLAVCLCFSRVCVNDAARKMRYCSQWHLLLAIFLLALTVQAKENEVKTAVFLSPKFVLGPGKVENKFYHDIDFPRGHIAIKEFYGEVVDEWGNPVPLHETYLHHWVVERYYAPKGVEVPEGNGNQDLHLSKYIIVRNSGVCQGNVLGQYFGVGSETRKTKTYVPDPYGIEVGNPVEIPNGYEERWLLNVHAIDTRGAVDRLGCTECRCDLYNITRDEFDRPLRPGYMGGLLCCYDQTQCRVQEGFQSIKRSLYLRYTVKWVDWEDTIVPGKVYILDVTDTGKMPRDSERLSALHGCKVEYDVESCGTNGLANNECLDTKKASIVMPHGGSVIYGVAHQHSGGAGATLYGEDGRVICSSLPIYGEGKEPGNEAGYIVGMSSCYPQPGTVKVFEGETLILESRYNSTQKHTGVMALFYILVADPPPKPMHSLQTSVHELKMLSKYAWALVFIGVAVAVAVILSVGYLQRNERESGYQSI, translated from the exons ATGGAAAGACCTCTCTGTGTCTCGCTCTCTCGTTCGCTTGCTGTCTGTCTCTGCTTCAGCCGTGTCTGTGTTAACGACGCTGCAAG AAAAATGCGGTATTGTTCTCAATGGCATCTTTTACTGGCAATATTTCTCTTGGCCTTAACGGTGCAAGCTAAAGAAAATGAGGTGAAAACTGCTGTTTTCCTGTCACCGAAGTTTGTGCTGGGACCAGGAAAAGTGGAGAATAAATTCTACCATGATATCGACTTTCCAAGAGGTCATATTGCAATTAAAGAATTTTATGGTGAAGTGGTTGATGAGTGGGGAAACCCTGTGCCACTTCACGAAACTTATCTCCACCACTGGGTTGTAGAACGATATTATGCCCCTAAGGGTGTCGAAGTCCCAGAGGGTAATGGTAATCAGGACCTTCACTTGTCAAAGTATATTATAGTAAGAAACTCTGGAGTATGCCAGGGAAATGTTCTGGGGCAGTATTTTGGGGTTGGATCTGAAACACGCAAGACAAAGACTTACGTTCCAGATCCTTATGGGATAGAAGTTGGGAATCCAGTAGAAATTCCTAATGGCTATGAGGAGAGATGGTTGCTCAATGTTCATGCAATTGATACACGGGGTGCAGTGGATCGGCTGGGATGCACGGAATGCAGGTGTGATCTTTATAATATCACAAGGGATGAGTTTGACAGGCCTTTGCGTCCAGGGTATATGGGAGGGCTACTTTGTTGTTATGATCAAACGCAGTGCAGGGTACAAGAAGGCTTTCAGAGTATCAAGAGAAGCCTCTACTTGAGATACACTGTGAAATGGGTAGATTGGGAAGACACTATTGTGCCTGGAAAAGTTTATATACTTGATGTTACTGATACCGGGAAGATGCCACGTGATTCAGAAAGACTCAGTGCTTTACATGGTTGCAAG GTAGAGTATGATGTTGAGTCCTGTGGCACTAATGGCTTGGCAAATAACGAGTGTTTAGATACCAAGAAAGCAAGCATTGTCATGCCCCATGGCGGTTCTGTTATCTATGGTGTTGCCCACCAACATTCGGGGGGAGCTGGTGCAACTCTATATGGAGAG GATGGTCGAGTTATATGCTCTTCTTTGCCAATTtatggagaagggaaggaaccAGGCAATGAGGCTGGTTACATTGTGGGAATGTCTTCTTGCTATCCTCAACCAGGCACAGTTAAGGTATTTGAAGGGGAGACACTGATTTTGGAATCTAGGTACAACAGCACCCAAAAGCATACAGGGGTGATGGCCCTCTTCTACATTTTGGTTGCAGACCCGCCACCAAAGCCCATGCATTCTTTACAAACTTCAGTTCAT GAACTGAAAATGCTTAGCAAGTATGCATGGGCATTAGTTTTCATTGGAGTGGCTGTGGCTGTGGCTGTTATTCTCAGTGTTGGTTATCTCCAAAGGAATGAAAGAGAAAGCGGTTACCAATCCATATGA